From Coturnix japonica isolate 7356 chromosome 1, Coturnix japonica 2.1, whole genome shotgun sequence, the proteins below share one genomic window:
- the ATP23 gene encoding mitochondrial inner membrane protease ATP23 homolog isoform X1, translating to MEDGKVASPPGAEGGEEEDDFGYRLFPDRKKEPQSFLVRSLFTFHNRCQVMLRMTLETNPYAQLLIAAMKQSGCTVFNDRHFSCENCDGCVSGGFDSATSQIVLCQNNIRHQSHMNRVVAHELIHAFDHCRAHVDWFKNVKHLACSEIRAANLSGDCTLMNEIARFKFGLKGHHQTCVRDRAIRSILAVRKVSRETAEKAVDEVFDACFNDLEPFGRIPHSKTDAKRAYKDFLNRDRYTANL from the exons ATGGAGGACGGGAAGGTGGCTTCGCCTCCTGGTGCTgagggtggggaggaggaggatgacTTCGGATACCGGCTCTTCCCAGATCGTAAGAAGGAGCCGCAGAGCTTCTTGGTTCGCAGCCTCTTCACCTTTCACAACAGGTGCCAGGTGATGCTGAGGATGACTCTGGAGACGA ATCCATATGCTCAGTTGCTTATTGCGGCCATGAAGCAATCTGGCTG CACCGTTTTCAATGATCGTCACTTTTCTTGTGAAAACTGCGATGGCTGTGTCAGTGGAGGTTTCGATTCTGCCACTTCTCAG ATTGTTCTGTGTCAGAACAACATTCGGCACCAGTCCCACATGAACCGAGTGGTCGCACATGAATTGATACACGCTTTTGATCACTGCCGTGCTCATGTTGACTGGTTTAAAAATGTCAAACATTTGGCCTGCTCAGAG ATTCGAGCTGCTAATCTCAGTGGAGACTGTACACTGATGAATGAAATAGCTAGGTTTAAATTTGGACTGAAAGGACATCATCAG acTTGCGTGCGAGACAGAGCAATTCGTTCCATTCTGGCTGTTAGAAAAGTTAGTAGAGAGACTGCGGAAAAAGCTGTGGATGAGGTTTTTGATGCCTGCTTCAATGACCTGGAACCATTTGGGAGAATCCCACACAGTAAAACAGACGCAAAACGTGCTTATAAAGACTTCCTGAATCGAGATCGCTACACTGCTAATTTGTAA
- the RPAP3 gene encoding RNA polymerase II-associated protein 3: MTTSNKALELQLQMKQNAEELQDFMRELESWEKDIKEVDSELRKQSGVPEENLPPIRNKTFKKKKKSKSKVPSKTTTEENKKNKIKSYDYEAWGKLDVDKILEELDKDDSTHDSVSPESDSEEDGIHIDKEKALAEKEKGNKYFKQGNFDEAIKCYTRGMHSDPFNPVLPTNRASAFYRMKKFSVAESDCNLALALDKNYTKAYARRGAARFALKNFQGAKEDYEKVLELDANNFEAKSELKKIEQALSSESSEQKEFEEVVRSELTDNEKRCIEEEQLKQKAITEKDLGNGYFKEGKYEAAIECYTRGIAADGTNALLPANRAMAYLKIQKYEEAENDCTQALLLDASYSKAFARRGAARVALGKLKEAMQDFEAVLKLEPGNKQAINELTKIRNELAEKEQSCHEEYPAVLIKESEIKNIVKLAHNPLNWKSTKPLRRIAVEEVDDDMLDSDFSSSTSLVNNWKNSVSIETTENLDQDNQLTSVDIPKAKQLKIEEITDVLSPQLPAGVKGISSVLHPSVNKQIEKENKTSFRSASPVPTIPANSFQLESDFRKLKDCPEKMYLYLKQIEPSIYPKLFQKSLDPDLFNQILRILHDFYIEKEEPSLILEILQRLSELKRFDMAVMFMSGSEKKITQVLFSHLKHMGLKDTSVEELEKKYAIFS, translated from the exons ATGACTACGTCAAATAAAGCACTGGAGCTTCAGCTTCAGATGaagcaaaatgctgaagaaCTGCAGGATTTTATGAGGGAATTAGAGAGCTGGGAAAAGGATATTAAAGAAGTTGATTCTGAGTTAAGGAAACAGAGTGGCGTCCCAGAAGAG AATTTACCACCCATTCGAAACAAGAcgtttaagaaaaagaagaaaagcaagagtaAAGTCCCATCAAAGACAACcactgaggaaaacaagaaaaacaagatcaAGTCTTATGATTATGAAGCTTGGGGAAAACTTGATGTG gataAAATACTGGAAGAACTTGATAAAGACGATAGTACTCATGATTCTGTATCTCCAGAATCAGACTCTGAAGAAGATGGAATTCATATAGATAAAGAAAAGGCtcttgcagaaaaggaaaag GGTAACAAATACTTTAAACAAGGAAACTTTGATGAAGCTATTAAGTGCTACACTAGAGGGATGCATTCCGATCCATTCAATCCAGTATTGCCCACAAACAGAGCATCTGCTTTTTATAGAATGAAAAA GTTTTCTGTTGCAGAATCTGATTGCAATTTAGCACTTGCTTTAGATAAAAATTACACGAAGGCTTATGCCAGAAGAGGGGCTGCTcgttttgctttgaaaaatttTCAAGGTGCTAAAGAAG ATTATGAAAAAGTTTTAGAGCTGGATGCCAACAACTTTGAAGCAAAAagtgaactgaagaaaattgaGCAG GCTCTTTCATCTGAAAGCTCAGAACAAAAAGAGTTTGAAGAAGTGGTCAGATCAGAATTAACAGACAACGAGAAAAGGTGCATTGAAGAAGAGCAGCTAAAACAGAAAGCTATTACAGAAAAAGATTTG GGTAATGGTTATTTCAAAGAAGGAAAGTATGAGGCTGCTATAGAATGTTATACACGCGGTATAGCAGCAGATGGCACCAATGCACTTCTGCCAGCTAACAGAGCCATGGCCTATCTCAAGATACAGAA aTATGAAGAGGCAGAAAATGACTGTACGCAAGCTCTTCTGTTAGACGCATCTTATTCTAAAGCTTTTGCTAGAAGAGGGGCTGCAAGAGTTGCTCTTGGAAAGCTAAAAGAAGCTATGCAAG attttgaagctgttttgaAGCTGGAACCTGGAAATAAGCAAGCAATAAATGAACTCACTAAAATAAGGAAT gaatTAGCTGAGAAAGAACAGTCATGTCATGAAGAATATCCTGCAGTATTAATAAAAGAATCCGAAATAAAAAATATAGTGAAACTTGCTCATAATCCCTTAAACTGGAAATCAACA AAGCCTTTGCGAAGAATAGCTGTTGAAGAAGTTGACGATGACATGCTGGATAGTGATTTCTCCAGCTCTACTTCTTTAGTTAATAactggaagaattcagtgagtATTGAAACAACAGAGAATCTAGATCAAGACAATCAGTTAACTTCAGTAGATattccaaaagcaaagcaattgaAGATTGAAGAAATCACAGATGTGTTGTCACCACA GCTCCCTGCTGGTGTCAAAGGAATTTCATCAGTATTGCATCCATCTGTGAACaaacagatagaaaaagaaaacaaaacatcatttaGATCTGCATCTCCGGTCCCTACCATTCCTGCAAATTCTTTCCAGCTTGAATCTGATTTCAGAAAGTTGAAAGACTGCCCAGAAAAAATGTACTTGTACCTGAAG caaatagAGCCTTCAATTTATCCAAAACTGTTCCAGAAATCCTTAGATCCAGATTTGTTTAACCAGATACTGAGAATTCTACACGACTTCTACATTGA GAAAGAGGAGCCATCACTCATCCTTGAAATCCTCCAAAGGCTATCTGAATTAAAAAGATTTGATATGGCAGTAATGTTTATGTCAggatcagagaagaaaa
- the ATP23 gene encoding mitochondrial inner membrane protease ATP23 homolog isoform X2, giving the protein MKQSGCTVFNDRHFSCENCDGCVSGGFDSATSQIVLCQNNIRHQSHMNRVVAHELIHAFDHCRAHVDWFKNVKHLACSEIRAANLSGDCTLMNEIARFKFGLKGHHQTCVRDRAIRSILAVRKVSRETAEKAVDEVFDACFNDLEPFGRIPHSKTDAKRAYKDFLNRDRYTANL; this is encoded by the exons ATGAAGCAATCTGGCTG CACCGTTTTCAATGATCGTCACTTTTCTTGTGAAAACTGCGATGGCTGTGTCAGTGGAGGTTTCGATTCTGCCACTTCTCAG ATTGTTCTGTGTCAGAACAACATTCGGCACCAGTCCCACATGAACCGAGTGGTCGCACATGAATTGATACACGCTTTTGATCACTGCCGTGCTCATGTTGACTGGTTTAAAAATGTCAAACATTTGGCCTGCTCAGAG ATTCGAGCTGCTAATCTCAGTGGAGACTGTACACTGATGAATGAAATAGCTAGGTTTAAATTTGGACTGAAAGGACATCATCAG acTTGCGTGCGAGACAGAGCAATTCGTTCCATTCTGGCTGTTAGAAAAGTTAGTAGAGAGACTGCGGAAAAAGCTGTGGATGAGGTTTTTGATGCCTGCTTCAATGACCTGGAACCATTTGGGAGAATCCCACACAGTAAAACAGACGCAAAACGTGCTTATAAAGACTTCCTGAATCGAGATCGCTACACTGCTAATTTGTAA
- the ATP23 gene encoding mitochondrial inner membrane protease ATP23 homolog isoform X3, producing the protein MNRVVAHELIHAFDHCRAHVDWFKNVKHLACSEIRAANLSGDCTLMNEIARFKFGLKGHHQTCVRDRAIRSILAVRKVSRETAEKAVDEVFDACFNDLEPFGRIPHSKTDAKRAYKDFLNRDRYTANL; encoded by the exons ATGAACCGAGTGGTCGCACATGAATTGATACACGCTTTTGATCACTGCCGTGCTCATGTTGACTGGTTTAAAAATGTCAAACATTTGGCCTGCTCAGAG ATTCGAGCTGCTAATCTCAGTGGAGACTGTACACTGATGAATGAAATAGCTAGGTTTAAATTTGGACTGAAAGGACATCATCAG acTTGCGTGCGAGACAGAGCAATTCGTTCCATTCTGGCTGTTAGAAAAGTTAGTAGAGAGACTGCGGAAAAAGCTGTGGATGAGGTTTTTGATGCCTGCTTCAATGACCTGGAACCATTTGGGAGAATCCCACACAGTAAAACAGACGCAAAACGTGCTTATAAAGACTTCCTGAATCGAGATCGCTACACTGCTAATTTGTAA